A stretch of Dietzia lutea DNA encodes these proteins:
- a CDS encoding SDR family NAD(P)-dependent oxidoreductase, whose amino-acid sequence MRLSGKTAIVTGGAGGIGRGITRAFVAEGARVLVVDINDEAGEALAAELGDAVRYLNSDISVEANAEKIVAGAVDPFGHLDVLVNNAHASRQAPLLQTTDDMMDLSFGTGFYPTFWLMKAAHPHLAERDGSVINFASGAGIDGSPTQASYAAAKEAIRAISRVAANEWARDGINVNVISPLALTEGVEAYIEANPGIEKKLLAGTPMRRFGDPQADIGRVAVFLASDDASYMTGQTMMVDGGSLMLR is encoded by the coding sequence ATGCGACTTTCCGGTAAGACGGCCATCGTGACCGGAGGGGCCGGCGGCATCGGCCGCGGCATCACGCGGGCGTTCGTCGCCGAGGGCGCGCGCGTCCTGGTGGTGGACATCAATGACGAGGCCGGGGAGGCGCTCGCCGCCGAACTCGGAGACGCGGTGCGGTATCTGAACTCCGACATCTCGGTGGAGGCCAACGCGGAGAAGATCGTGGCCGGCGCCGTCGACCCCTTCGGCCACCTGGACGTGCTGGTCAACAACGCGCACGCCTCCCGTCAGGCCCCGCTGTTGCAAACCACCGACGACATGATGGACCTGTCGTTCGGCACCGGCTTCTACCCCACGTTCTGGCTCATGAAGGCCGCGCATCCGCACCTGGCGGAGCGGGACGGCTCGGTGATCAACTTCGCCTCCGGCGCCGGGATCGACGGCAGCCCCACCCAGGCGTCCTACGCGGCGGCCAAGGAGGCGATCCGCGCGATCAGCCGGGTGGCCGCCAACGAGTGGGCTCGCGACGGGATCAACGTCAACGTCATCTCCCCGCTCGCGCTCACCGAGGGCGTCGAGGCGTACATCGAGGCGAACCCGGGGATCGAGAAGAAGCTGCTCGCGGGCACCCCCATGCGGCGGTTCGGCGATCCGCAGGCCGATATCGGCCGGGTCGCCGTGTTCCTGGCCAGCGACGACGCGTCCTACATGACCGGCCAGACGATGATGGTCGACGGCGGCAGCCTCATGCTCCGCTAG
- a CDS encoding single-stranded DNA-binding protein gives MNEAQTTVRGTVITNPTTRRVGDDQVFSFRVASNTRYQDRTSGEWKTGGTLYFSANCWGRLAQRASGSICKGDGVIVHGRLLTNEYEREGHLMRDLEMRVSALGPDLSRMDVTVRRAKPDGPGEGSGEGGAEAGLRGLPEADEDAMEIGSQDLDELDTDPAEDGEFVGASGL, from the coding sequence ATGAACGAAGCCCAGACCACGGTCCGCGGAACCGTGATCACCAACCCCACCACCCGGCGCGTCGGCGACGACCAGGTGTTCTCCTTCCGGGTGGCCAGTAACACCCGCTACCAGGACCGGACGTCGGGGGAGTGGAAGACCGGCGGCACGCTGTACTTCTCGGCCAACTGCTGGGGCCGGCTCGCGCAGCGGGCGTCCGGGTCGATCTGCAAGGGCGACGGGGTGATCGTCCACGGCCGGTTGCTCACCAACGAGTACGAGCGCGAGGGCCACCTCATGCGCGACCTGGAGATGCGCGTCAGCGCCCTGGGTCCGGACCTGTCGCGGATGGACGTCACGGTGCGCCGCGCTAAGCCGGACGGGCCCGGCGAGGGTTCGGGCGAGGGCGGGGCCGAGGCGGGGCTGCGCGGTCTGCCCGAGGCGGACGAGGACGCCATGGAGATCGGGTCGCAGGACCTCGACGAGCTGGACACGGATCCGGCCGAGGACGGCGAGTTCGTGGGGGCGTCCGGCCTGTAG
- the ettA gene encoding energy-dependent translational throttle protein EttA, protein MAEFIYTMKKVRKAHGDKVILDDVTMAFYPGAKIGVVGPNGAGKSSILKIMAGLDQPSNGEAFLDPEATVGILLQEPELDPDKTVKENVEDGLGETMVKLRRYNEVAEEMATDYTDELMEEMGRLQEYLDAVDAWEVDSQIEQAMDALRCPPGDAPVTNLSGGEMRRVALCKLLLSKPDLLLLDEPTNHLDAESVLWLEQHLATYPGAVMAVTHDRYFLDHVAQWICEVDRGKLHPYEGNYSTYLEKKAERLEVQGKKDQKLQKRLKAELEWVRSGAKARQSKSKARLAKYEEMAAEAEKHRKLDFEEIQIPTPPRLGNVVVDVNDLQKGFDDRILIKDLSFTLPRNGIVGVIGPNGVGKTTLFKTIVGLEEPDAGTVRIGDTVKLSYVDQNRANIDPEKSVWEVVSDGLDFIEVGQNEMPSRAYLSAFGFKGPDQQKKAGVLSGGERNRLNLALTLKVGGNLILLDEPTNDLDTETLGSLENALEEFPGCAVVISHDRWFLDRTCTHILAWEGNVAEGQWYWYEGNFEGYEKNKVERLGPEAARPSRVTHRKLTRG, encoded by the coding sequence ATGGCCGAGTTCATATACACCATGAAGAAGGTTCGTAAGGCGCACGGGGACAAGGTGATCCTCGACGACGTCACGATGGCCTTCTACCCCGGTGCGAAGATCGGCGTGGTCGGCCCCAACGGCGCCGGTAAGTCCTCGATCCTCAAGATCATGGCCGGGCTCGACCAGCCCTCCAACGGCGAGGCCTTCCTCGACCCCGAGGCCACGGTCGGCATCCTCCTGCAGGAGCCCGAGCTCGACCCCGACAAGACCGTCAAGGAGAACGTCGAGGACGGCCTCGGCGAGACGATGGTCAAGCTGCGCCGGTACAACGAGGTCGCCGAGGAGATGGCGACCGACTACACCGACGAGCTGATGGAGGAGATGGGCCGGCTCCAGGAGTACCTGGACGCCGTCGACGCCTGGGAGGTCGACTCGCAGATCGAGCAGGCCATGGACGCGCTGCGCTGCCCGCCGGGTGACGCGCCGGTCACCAACCTGTCCGGAGGCGAGATGCGCCGCGTCGCGCTGTGCAAGCTGCTGCTGAGCAAGCCCGACCTGCTGCTGCTCGACGAGCCCACCAACCACCTCGACGCCGAGAGCGTGCTGTGGCTCGAGCAGCACCTGGCCACCTACCCCGGCGCCGTCATGGCCGTCACACACGACCGGTACTTCCTCGACCACGTCGCGCAGTGGATCTGTGAGGTCGACCGCGGCAAGCTGCATCCCTACGAGGGCAACTACTCCACCTACCTGGAGAAGAAGGCCGAGCGGCTCGAGGTCCAGGGCAAGAAGGACCAGAAGCTGCAGAAGCGCCTCAAGGCGGAGCTCGAGTGGGTGCGCTCCGGCGCCAAGGCCCGCCAGTCCAAGTCCAAGGCCCGTCTGGCCAAGTACGAGGAGATGGCGGCCGAGGCAGAGAAGCACAGGAAGCTGGACTTCGAGGAGATCCAGATCCCCACCCCGCCGCGCCTCGGCAACGTGGTGGTGGACGTCAACGACCTCCAGAAGGGCTTCGACGACCGGATCCTCATCAAGGACCTGTCCTTCACGCTGCCCCGCAACGGCATCGTCGGCGTGATCGGCCCCAACGGTGTCGGTAAGACCACGCTGTTCAAGACGATCGTCGGACTGGAGGAGCCGGACGCCGGCACCGTGCGGATCGGCGACACCGTCAAGCTCAGCTACGTCGACCAGAACCGCGCCAACATCGACCCCGAGAAGTCGGTGTGGGAAGTGGTGTCCGACGGCCTGGACTTCATCGAGGTCGGCCAGAACGAGATGCCCTCGCGCGCCTACCTCAGCGCGTTCGGGTTCAAGGGCCCGGACCAGCAGAAGAAGGCCGGCGTTCTCTCCGGTGGTGAGCGCAACCGCCTCAACCTGGCGCTGACCCTCAAGGTCGGCGGCAACCTGATCCTGCTGGACGAGCCCACCAACGACCTGGACACCGAGACCCTCGGCAGCCTCGAGAACGCCCTCGAGGAGTTCCCCGGTTGCGCCGTGGTCATCTCGCACGACCGCTGGTTCCTCGACCGCACCTGTACCCACATCCTCGCCTGGGAGGGCAACGTCGCCGAGGGCCAGTGGTACTGGTATGAGGGCAACTTCGAGGGCTACGAGAAGAACAAGGTCGAGCGCCTCGGCCCCGAGGCGGCCCGCCCCAGCCGGGTCACCCACCGCAAGCTCACCCGGGGCTGA
- a CDS encoding HNH endonuclease, with protein sequence MGTAVRENSEYRQRGSRTPKRLEPVPDRPVPLASAPRVLLLNASYEALTALPARRAVVMLLGGKADVVHEHPVEVVVRSVDTSVRVPSVIRLREYVRIPYRSQVPMTRAALMHRDGHRCGYCNAKATTVDHVVPRSRGGAHNWENCVASCAPCNHRKADKLLSELGWELKVPLVAPRGRTWRLVSQLREIGPYWEDYLYLDAA encoded by the coding sequence ATGGGCACAGCAGTGCGCGAGAACTCGGAGTACCGACAACGGGGGTCGCGGACCCCCAAGCGGCTGGAGCCGGTCCCGGACCGGCCGGTCCCGCTCGCGTCGGCGCCGCGCGTGCTGCTGCTCAACGCCAGTTACGAGGCGCTCACCGCCCTCCCGGCCCGCCGAGCCGTGGTGATGCTGCTGGGCGGGAAGGCCGACGTGGTGCACGAGCATCCGGTGGAGGTCGTCGTGAGGTCGGTGGACACATCGGTGCGCGTGCCCTCCGTGATCCGGCTCCGCGAGTACGTCCGGATCCCGTACCGCTCGCAGGTGCCGATGACCCGCGCCGCGCTCATGCACCGGGACGGGCACCGCTGCGGTTACTGCAACGCCAAGGCCACGACCGTCGACCACGTCGTCCCGCGCAGCCGCGGGGGAGCGCACAACTGGGAGAACTGCGTCGCCTCGTGTGCCCCGTGCAACCATCGCAAGGCGGACAAGCTCCTCTCCGAGCTGGGCTGGGAGCTCAAGGTTCCGCTCGTCGCCCCGCGCGGTCGGACGTGGCGGCTCGTCTCGCAGTTGCGGGAGATCGGCCCGTACTGGGAGGACTACCTCTACCTAGACGCCGCCTGA
- a CDS encoding globin encodes MSSSTFYDEVGGAETFRKIVHEFYRRVADDPVLRPMYPEEDLGPAEDRLRMFLEQYWGGPTTYSEQRGHPRLRMRHNPYVVDRAAHDAWLTHMLAAVETIDRDTLGDQHRAALVDYLTRAAAMMVNTADVP; translated from the coding sequence ATGAGCAGCAGCACGTTCTATGACGAGGTCGGTGGGGCGGAGACGTTCCGAAAGATCGTCCACGAGTTCTACCGCCGCGTGGCGGACGACCCCGTGCTGCGCCCGATGTACCCCGAGGAGGACCTGGGCCCCGCCGAGGACCGCCTGCGGATGTTCCTCGAGCAGTACTGGGGAGGCCCCACCACCTACTCCGAGCAACGCGGGCACCCGCGACTGCGGATGCGACACAACCCGTACGTCGTCGACCGCGCCGCCCACGACGCATGGCTCACCCACATGCTCGCGGCGGTCGAGACGATCGACCGCGACACCCTGGGTGACCAGCACCGCGCCGCGTTGGTGGACTACCTCACCCGCGCCGCCGCGATGATGGTCAATACCGCCGACGTGCCGTGA
- a CDS encoding site-specific DNA-methyltransferase, translating into MISPGFSVSWPGRGRVPAPAEQGPSPRIEAVFPGEHAGAVLVGDGARIAEAADALAGHDLAPAGAAQLVYLDPPYNRGGRFDSYHDNMPRLEWLDYIESRLVVARDLLADTGTVWVHLDDAEAHRVRCLLDDVFGTDAFIADLTVESNPKGRQLDRFFAGSHDRLMVYARDPELVRLAGGVASAVDPADFPLTDGDGVSFRLLPLRNTNKRFNPRTTPTMTYPLYGDPATGVVSVEPGPGLVEILPVFGDLTPAVWRWSRDRARERVGDLVCRTVRGRSGPRVDVYQRDRFELGRIKKLKTIWLAQEVGSTDTARAELRAAGVDGFRTPKPEALLRRIVELATEPGELVVDLFAGSGTTAVAARELGRRWVVVERNPDTVRDVLVPRLRAGLQP; encoded by the coding sequence GTGATCTCGCCGGGCTTCTCGGTCTCGTGGCCGGGTCGCGGACGCGTCCCGGCTCCCGCGGAGCAGGGGCCATCCCCACGGATCGAGGCGGTCTTCCCCGGCGAGCACGCCGGCGCCGTCCTCGTCGGCGACGGAGCGCGGATCGCCGAGGCCGCGGACGCCCTGGCCGGGCACGACCTCGCCCCCGCGGGCGCCGCGCAGCTCGTCTACCTCGACCCGCCGTACAACCGCGGCGGCCGGTTCGACTCGTACCACGACAACATGCCGCGCCTCGAGTGGCTCGACTACATCGAGAGCCGCCTCGTCGTGGCGCGCGATCTGCTCGCCGACACCGGGACCGTGTGGGTCCACCTCGACGACGCCGAGGCCCACCGCGTCCGCTGCCTGCTCGACGACGTCTTCGGCACCGACGCCTTCATCGCCGACCTCACGGTGGAGAGCAACCCCAAGGGCCGTCAGTTGGACCGGTTCTTCGCCGGGTCCCACGACCGACTCATGGTGTACGCCCGGGACCCCGAACTCGTGCGGCTCGCCGGCGGCGTCGCCTCGGCGGTCGACCCCGCCGACTTCCCGCTCACGGATGGCGACGGCGTCAGCTTCAGGCTCCTGCCGCTGCGCAACACCAACAAGCGCTTCAACCCGCGCACCACGCCCACCATGACGTACCCGCTCTACGGCGACCCCGCGACCGGCGTCGTCTCCGTGGAGCCCGGCCCGGGCCTGGTCGAGATCCTCCCGGTGTTCGGCGACCTCACGCCGGCGGTGTGGCGCTGGTCGCGCGACCGGGCCCGCGAGCGCGTCGGGGACCTGGTGTGCCGCACCGTCCGGGGGCGCAGCGGCCCCCGGGTCGACGTCTACCAGCGCGACAGGTTCGAGCTGGGCCGCATCAAGAAGCTCAAGACGATCTGGCTGGCCCAGGAGGTCGGATCCACCGACACCGCCCGCGCCGAGCTGCGGGCGGCCGGGGTCGACGGGTTCCGAACGCCGAAACCGGAGGCGCTGCTGCGGCGGATCGTCGAACTGGCCACCGAACCCGGCGAACTGGTCGTGGATCTGTTCGCCGGATCGGGGACGACGGCGGTGGCCGCCCGCGAGCTGGGACGACGGTGGGTGGTGGTCGAACGCAACCCCGACACCGTCCGCGACGTCCTGGTGCCGAGGTTGCGGGCCGGCCTCCAGCCGTGA
- a CDS encoding glycoside hydrolase family 13 protein has protein sequence MTPSPAHARRAWDDMVLYQIYPRSFADSDGDGTGDLQGVLDRVGHLEALGVDGIWLSPIMRSPGVDHGYDVSDPRDVDPLFGDVATLERLLERLHAAGMVLIMDLVPNHTSAEHPWFADAVAAGPGSPERARYFFRDGRGEDGSEPPNNWPSVFGGPAWSRVTEPDGTPGQWYLHLFAPEQPDLDWSQPDVADDLEDTLRFWLDLGVDGFRIDVAHGLAKPADLADLPDDVEIAQLVVDTRDTRWDQPGVHDVHRRIRRVLDDYPGTAAFGEVWVGSVERFARYLRPDELHFAFHFALTGAPFEAAAIREAIDSTLEAARVSGAAPTWALSNHDVVREVTRYGNGATGTARARAMLLVALALPGITFVYNGAELGLPSDYSIPHGRLTDPTWERTGHAETGRDHCRVPIPWDGDRPPYGFSDSPRTWLPMPDGWAPLTVAAQEADPVSTLALYRRAIEIRRSWPPAGSSAIVWDDELDGCLLFWREDGPVLCMINTSRHAVQLPDGDVVLASGPLDGRRLPPDTAVWLQR, from the coding sequence GTGACCCCCTCCCCCGCGCACGCCCGGCGAGCATGGGACGACATGGTCCTGTACCAGATCTACCCACGCTCGTTCGCCGACTCCGACGGTGACGGGACGGGGGATCTGCAGGGCGTCCTCGACCGCGTGGGACACCTCGAGGCGCTCGGGGTGGACGGGATCTGGCTCTCGCCGATTATGCGCTCACCGGGCGTCGACCACGGCTACGACGTCTCGGACCCACGGGACGTGGACCCGCTGTTCGGTGACGTCGCCACCCTCGAACGGCTGCTGGAGCGACTGCACGCCGCGGGCATGGTGCTGATCATGGACCTCGTGCCCAACCACACCAGCGCGGAGCACCCGTGGTTCGCCGACGCGGTCGCCGCCGGGCCGGGCAGCCCCGAGCGGGCGCGCTACTTCTTCCGCGACGGGCGGGGTGAGGACGGATCAGAACCGCCCAACAACTGGCCGTCCGTGTTCGGCGGGCCCGCCTGGAGCCGCGTCACCGAGCCTGACGGCACGCCCGGTCAGTGGTACCTCCACCTCTTCGCCCCCGAACAGCCGGACCTCGACTGGTCGCAGCCGGACGTCGCCGACGATCTCGAGGACACCCTGCGGTTCTGGCTCGACCTGGGAGTGGACGGGTTCCGGATCGACGTCGCGCACGGACTCGCCAAACCCGCCGACCTCGCGGACCTGCCCGACGACGTGGAGATCGCGCAGCTCGTCGTCGACACCCGTGACACACGCTGGGACCAGCCCGGCGTCCACGATGTCCACCGACGCATCCGGCGCGTCCTCGACGACTATCCCGGCACCGCTGCCTTCGGCGAGGTCTGGGTGGGCTCGGTCGAGCGGTTCGCGCGCTACCTCCGGCCCGACGAGCTGCACTTCGCGTTCCACTTCGCCCTCACCGGCGCCCCGTTCGAGGCTGCGGCGATCCGCGAGGCGATCGACTCCACCCTCGAGGCCGCCCGCGTCTCCGGCGCCGCCCCCACGTGGGCGCTGTCGAACCACGACGTCGTGCGCGAGGTGACCCGCTACGGCAACGGCGCCACCGGCACCGCGCGCGCCCGCGCCATGCTCCTCGTCGCGCTCGCCCTGCCGGGCATCACGTTCGTCTACAACGGCGCCGAGCTCGGCCTGCCCAGCGACTACTCCATCCCCCACGGCCGGCTCACCGATCCCACCTGGGAGCGCACCGGCCACGCCGAGACCGGGCGTGACCACTGCCGCGTCCCGATCCCGTGGGACGGCGACCGGCCGCCGTACGGGTTCTCGGACTCGCCGCGGACCTGGCTGCCGATGCCCGACGGGTGGGCGCCGCTGACGGTGGCGGCGCAGGAGGCCGACCCCGTTTCCACGCTGGCGCTGTACCGGCGGGCGATCGAGATCCGGCGGTCGTGGCCTCCCGCGGGCTCCTCGGCGATCGTGTGGGACGACGAACTTGACGGGTGTCTACTGTTTTGGCGCGAGGACGGGCCGGTCCTGTGCATGATCAATACATCGCGTCACGCGGTGCAGCTGCCCGACGGTGACGTGGTGCTCGCGTCGGGCCCCCTCGACGGGAGGAGACTGCCACCGGACACCGCCGTGTGGCTCCAGCGCTGA
- a CDS encoding acyl-CoA thioesterase, translating to MTDQLVYEAGGPLGVSGEPGRRVYTSAMPVRWSDQDLYHHVNHARMITLIEEARIPWLFSEGLPTATLTAGAVMTDLAVKYRGQIRHADGPIRVRMWCEKVGGAMFVARHEVRARTTPDSAPPEVDCTATIAAFDLATQRPRRFTRDERGYLLEFRHWDPA from the coding sequence GTGACGGACCAGCTCGTCTACGAGGCCGGCGGCCCGCTGGGCGTGTCGGGGGAGCCGGGACGTCGGGTGTATACCTCGGCGATGCCCGTCCGGTGGTCCGACCAGGACCTCTACCACCACGTCAACCACGCGCGGATGATCACCCTCATCGAGGAGGCGCGGATCCCGTGGCTCTTCTCCGAGGGCCTGCCCACGGCCACGCTCACCGCCGGTGCGGTGATGACCGACCTGGCGGTGAAGTACCGCGGCCAGATCCGTCACGCCGACGGGCCGATCCGCGTCCGGATGTGGTGCGAGAAGGTCGGCGGGGCGATGTTCGTCGCGCGCCACGAGGTCCGCGCCCGCACCACTCCGGACTCGGCGCCACCCGAGGTGGACTGCACCGCCACCATCGCCGCCTTCGACCTCGCCACCCAGCGGCCCCGCCGGTTCACGCGCGACGAGCGCGGCTATCTGCTGGAGTTCCGGCACTGGGACCCGGCGTGA
- a CDS encoding cytochrome c oxidase assembly protein: MTSSKTAPATAGRLGARSIVLLVLLLAAVAAAVVIPLSALSRDVALDLVGVPDPGVLTTAGLPALRSIGELLASVAVGAALFAAFFTPPQKDKTLDVDGYRMQQISSWANIAWAVAAALLIPLTLSDVSGRTFFQSLPPDQWLVAINQIDVASSWRWAAIIALVAGIGQRLTLSWRWSVIWLGVTALSLLPVAATGHASGSTAHDIATNSLIIHLFGAAFYIGGLVAVIAHTWVGGTRVALALRRYSVVATVAIIALGLSGVINALVRLHPADLFTSTYGLLVVCKALVLCLLALFGLAVRRRVINRIESAGANAPVDRATMLRIILTESVIMAGTIGLSVSLGRTPPPAPLYVPTRQEALLGFELPGPFGFGTVFGTWRFDLVLGLAAVILLGLYLWGLFSLRRRGDSWPAGRTAFWVSGCVILFLTTSSGMGMFMMADFASHMVGHMIISMLVPVLLALGGPFTLALRALPAAGRGNPPGPREWLVEFINSPISRFLTHPIVASVQFVAGFYIIYFGGFYETLASEHLGHMFMNVHFLISGYLFYWVIIGVDAAPRHFSPMYKLMVLLSSLPFHAFFGILLMNYPTVLAEGWYSGIGLPWIPDLLQSQRVGGGVAWAAGEIPLVIVMLALAWQWYQSDMREARRGERQADRDDDAELRAYNEMLSEMARADRRR; this comes from the coding sequence ATGACGTCGTCGAAGACCGCCCCAGCCACCGCCGGGCGGCTCGGAGCCCGCAGTATCGTGCTGCTCGTCCTGCTACTCGCGGCGGTGGCGGCCGCGGTGGTCATCCCGCTCTCCGCGCTGTCGCGGGACGTCGCGCTGGACCTGGTGGGCGTGCCCGACCCGGGCGTGCTGACCACGGCCGGACTGCCGGCGCTGCGGTCCATCGGCGAACTGCTCGCGTCGGTGGCGGTGGGTGCCGCCCTCTTCGCGGCGTTCTTCACCCCGCCGCAGAAGGACAAGACGCTCGATGTGGACGGCTACCGCATGCAGCAGATCTCGTCCTGGGCCAACATCGCCTGGGCGGTCGCGGCGGCGCTGCTCATCCCGCTGACCCTCTCCGACGTCTCCGGGCGCACGTTCTTCCAGTCGCTGCCGCCGGACCAGTGGCTGGTGGCGATCAACCAGATCGACGTGGCGTCCTCGTGGCGGTGGGCCGCGATCATCGCGCTCGTCGCCGGGATCGGGCAGCGACTCACGCTGAGCTGGCGCTGGTCGGTCATCTGGCTCGGCGTCACCGCCCTCTCGCTGCTTCCGGTCGCGGCCACGGGCCACGCCTCGGGTAGCACCGCGCACGACATCGCCACCAACTCGCTGATCATCCACCTCTTCGGCGCCGCCTTCTACATCGGCGGGCTCGTCGCGGTGATCGCCCACACGTGGGTCGGCGGCACGCGGGTGGCCCTGGCCCTGCGTCGCTACTCGGTCGTGGCGACGGTGGCGATCATCGCGCTGGGCCTGTCGGGCGTGATCAACGCGCTCGTGCGCCTGCACCCCGCAGACCTGTTCACCTCCACCTACGGGCTGCTGGTTGTGTGCAAGGCGCTCGTGCTGTGCCTGCTCGCCCTCTTCGGCCTGGCGGTGCGCCGCCGGGTCATCAACCGGATCGAGTCCGCGGGCGCCAACGCCCCGGTGGACCGCGCGACGATGCTGCGAATCATCCTCACCGAGTCCGTCATCATGGCGGGCACCATCGGACTGTCCGTGTCGCTGGGCCGCACCCCGCCGCCGGCGCCGCTGTACGTGCCCACCCGCCAGGAGGCGCTGCTGGGCTTCGAGCTGCCCGGCCCGTTCGGGTTCGGCACCGTGTTCGGCACGTGGCGCTTCGACCTCGTCCTAGGACTCGCCGCGGTGATCCTGCTGGGCCTGTACCTGTGGGGGCTGTTCAGCCTGCGCCGGCGAGGTGACTCGTGGCCGGCCGGCCGCACCGCCTTCTGGGTGTCGGGCTGCGTGATCCTCTTCCTCACGACCAGCTCGGGCATGGGGATGTTCATGATGGCCGATTTCGCCAGCCACATGGTGGGCCACATGATCATCTCGATGCTCGTGCCGGTCCTGCTCGCGCTGGGCGGCCCGTTCACGCTGGCGCTGCGGGCGCTGCCGGCGGCCGGTCGGGGCAACCCGCCGGGGCCGCGCGAGTGGCTGGTCGAGTTCATCAACAGCCCGATCTCGCGGTTCCTCACCCACCCGATCGTCGCGTCGGTGCAGTTCGTGGCCGGCTTCTACATCATCTACTTCGGCGGGTTCTACGAGACGCTGGCCTCCGAGCACCTGGGCCACATGTTCATGAACGTCCACTTCCTCATCAGTGGCTACCTGTTCTACTGGGTGATCATCGGCGTGGACGCGGCGCCGCGGCACTTCTCGCCGATGTACAAGCTCATGGTGCTGCTCAGCTCGCTGCCGTTTCACGCGTTCTTCGGCATCCTGCTCATGAACTACCCCACGGTGCTGGCGGAGGGCTGGTACTCGGGCATCGGCCTGCCGTGGATCCCGGACCTGTTGCAGAGTCAGCGGGTCGGTGGCGGCGTGGCCTGGGCGGCGGGCGAGATCCCGCTGGTGATCGTCATGCTGGCCCTGGCCTGGCAGTGGTACCAGAGCGATATGCGTGAGGCGCGGCGCGGGGAGCGGCAGGCGGACCGGGACGACGACGCCGAGCTCAGGGCCTATAACGAGATGCTCTCGGAGATGGCCCGCGCCGACCGCCGGCGCTGA
- a CDS encoding acyl-CoA thioesterase — MATPTTHDTGTAPAPAESGAPGAVHRVRIPLRISDFVGSHVNNVRFQEFSQDARMMFFREKFDVPGSRVPIALARWMEIDFRRTIAMGVPEVWVDVQTLRVGRTSYTMRTSIGSESTGPEPCAVVDTVMVVTAADEATTLEITPEERAALLGHREEAG, encoded by the coding sequence ATGGCGACCCCGACCACCCACGACACGGGCACCGCTCCGGCTCCGGCCGAGAGCGGTGCGCCGGGCGCCGTGCACCGGGTCCGCATCCCGTTGCGCATCTCCGACTTCGTGGGCTCGCACGTCAACAACGTGCGGTTCCAGGAGTTCTCCCAGGACGCGCGGATGATGTTCTTCCGCGAGAAGTTCGACGTGCCGGGGTCGCGGGTGCCGATCGCGCTGGCGCGGTGGATGGAGATCGATTTCCGTCGCACCATCGCCATGGGCGTGCCCGAGGTGTGGGTCGACGTGCAGACCCTGCGCGTCGGCCGCACCTCGTACACCATGCGGACCTCGATCGGCTCGGAGTCGACGGGTCCCGAACCGTGCGCGGTCGTCGACACCGTCATGGTGGTGACGGCCGCGGACGAAGCCACCACACTGGAGATCACCCCCGAGGAGCGCGCCGCGCTGCTCGGCCACCGGGAGGAGGCGGGATGA
- a CDS encoding acyl-CoA thioesterase, whose amino-acid sequence MTSRDATDAGTFRCTLQVRWADFDQYGHVNNIKYIEYAQEARILFIRSRFGPFGLGNLPQVVRRTEIDHLRPVLRDSTTVDVEIEVEHVGTTSYQIRQTIYDAAGEVCCTLRVVMVAYDTSTSSAVEIPSGVRNVLEAARQPAAITDQGTAG is encoded by the coding sequence ATGACATCACGCGACGCGACGGATGCCGGGACGTTCCGCTGCACCCTGCAGGTGCGGTGGGCGGACTTCGACCAGTACGGGCACGTCAACAACATCAAGTACATCGAGTACGCCCAGGAGGCGCGGATCCTGTTCATCCGCAGCCGCTTCGGGCCGTTCGGCCTCGGCAACCTCCCGCAGGTCGTCCGCCGGACCGAGATCGACCACCTGCGGCCCGTCCTGCGGGACTCCACGACCGTGGACGTGGAGATCGAGGTCGAGCACGTCGGGACCACCTCGTACCAGATCCGACAGACGATCTACGACGCCGCGGGCGAGGTCTGCTGCACGCTGCGGGTGGTCATGGTCGCCTACGACACGTCCACCTCGTCGGCCGTGGAGATCCCGTCCGGGGTCCGCAACGTGCTGGAGGCCGCCCGGCAGCCGGCCGCGATCACCGACCAGGGGACGGCCGGGTGA